AGTTGGATCAACTTCGTCCAGACTGTTTAGTTTTTCTTTCTTGCGTTTTGGCGCTGAGTAATAAATGATATCCTGATAATTTATTGGCGGATACTTGACATTCGGCCAAGTTGGCTCCGTCATTTTTTGCCACTGGCGATAAGCCCTGAGGCGAAAGTCCAGCATGAACTGTGGCTCGTTCTTCTTAGAGGAGATCAAGCGGATAACGTCCTCGTCTAGTCCACGCGGTATAGTGTCGGACTCAATGTCGGTAACAAAGCCGTACTTGTAGGGTTGGTTGACTAAGGTTTTGACAGTGGCACTCATCAGTAATAATCTCTCGTGTTCTGAACTTGAATCTCTATAAGGATGGGAGTCGGACTTTTCTTTAGCCGATTCCCCATATCGCATTACGGAATGGTTACACGGCTGCTAGAATAGTGGTGGAGAGTAAAACAACAGCTATGTTGTTTAATGTATCTTCATTTTACGCTAAATTAACAACAACAATGTTGTCAAAGTCAAACAATTTTGGATTTTAGATTTGTAATTTTGGTGAAGCAGCGTGGTCTTCTCCCAAAGGGAGAGGCTAACGCCAAGGGGGTTTCCCCCATGAGCGACTGCTAAACCCGAAGGGATTGAAAGAGACTACAAGGGTACTTGGCTCAAGGATTTTAGATTGACATCGTGTAGTGGGGCATATACCAAAAAACTTTTTTAATCCAAAATCCAAAATCCAAAATCGGCAAAGTCAAATTTTCCAAGAAATTTTTGGGACGTTCGCTGAACGTCTCGCACCAAATGAAGATGGCGACTACTCACCAGTCCTCAACCAAGCAAGATATCTTAGAGTATCTGCACAAACACGAAAAAGCAACGGCTTTGGAGCTAGCTGAAGTTTTAGACGTTACCCCCCAAGCGATTCGTCGCCATCTCAAGGATTTGGAGACGGAGGAGCTAGTTTTGTATGCGACATCGGTACAGGCGGCGGGAATGGGGCGTCCGCAGCACGTTTATCAACTGAGTCCTCAAGGGCGCGATCGCTTGCATCGCACAATGAACGATCGCTTTGGTGATGGCCACGGAAATTTTGCGGTTTCGCTGCTAGACACCTTAGCCGAAACGGTAGGACACGATCAATTTAAATCGATTTTAGAAAAACAGTGGCAGCGCAAAGCTCTAGAGTATCGCGATCGCGTAGGTGGCGGTTCACTGCGAGAACGGGTAGCCAACTTAGTAGAATTGAGAAAAGCGGAAGGCTTCATGGCCGAGTATCACCCCGTTGATGTGAATGACAGCTTTGAGTGCGATCGCTTTATTTTTATAGAACATAACTGCGCCATTTCTAACGTTGCCGAATCTTTCCCCAGCATTTGTGGTCACGAATTAGAAATGTTTGCAGCTGTATTACCTGATTGTACCGTAGAACGCACCCACTGGATTATCGATGGCGAACATCGTTGTGGCTATTTGGTACAAGTTCGTCATTAGTCATTAGTCATTAGTCCTTTTTTTAATACCCAATGCCCCATGCCCAACTAAGTTTAAAATAGCGTTTATGGACGTAATACCACAGCAACCATCAGCACAATTTTTAACCCTGGAAGAGTCAGCAAAAGTAGACGCAGCTTTGTTGTCTTCCCCAGAAAAGTTTTTAACAAGATTGACAATTTCATCGCTGAAGCTTTTAAAGCATATTGCCCAAGAATACGGTGTTGCAATTGAAGATTTGACAGCACAGCAATTAATTGCTTGGTTTGAAGAAGATGGCAAAATTCGGCGTGAACAGGGAATTGAAGCTTCATACCTGAAATGGTAAACTAGATATCAACTAATACTCAGAACCCCGACTGATCATCAAAAGTCGGGGTTCTATTTTTTTAGGCAATATGGTTCTGAGTTTTTGAGACGCGATAAATCGCCGTCTCTACAAGTGTTTTTGGTTTATCTGAATTTTCCAAGGGAAATTAGATCATGTTCAATCAGGTGAACTCACATTAATCAAATATTTAAATCGCGTAGAGCCAAACGAATTTGTTCTACACGCCTGCGGTTGACACCGAGATCCGATTCTCCCACGCGAGATGCCGAACGCAGATGAATTACAGACTCATTGGGAGGTAAATAAAACTCTACATCATCAACAAATTGGAAGATGCGGCTTTTAGAAAGGGCATGAATGTAATTATCTGTCTGTTCTATAACTTCTGTGCGAGGAACAACACTGATTACTTTTAGTAAAGTTTCTTTCGCTACATTGCGGTCTACATGATAAGGAATCGGGTCAATGGCGTGTTTTTTATCTGCGTTTTGACTGACAACACAGTTGTCTGAAGCCGGACAAGAACTCAGATGACCATTATCAACTCCCAAAGCAGAAGAAGCAGCCCAAGTAGCCCCAGTAAATATGAAACTACTAATTAAAGTTAGGAGTATTGCAAAAGTGACACTCCATAAGAGTCGTTGTGTGATAGATGTTAGCAGACGGGACATGATAAATTTATGCCTCAAGATTTAAATAGCACATTCCTCTTGCCATTATTGCTGACAATAAGGGAATCAAGCTAAAAAGTGACCAATAATTCAGATTTTCATTGACTACGAACCCAAAATCATTACTAGGGGTTGCTACTGCATTCCCTGGTGATTCCAGCTTTAACTCAGTTGAATGGCTGGTATCAGCTTTGTTGTGGCCAACGTTAGAAAGTTTGATGGTTGTAGATGAACATAGGAATAATCGAGTCTTACAATAACGGATTTTTAGACGTTATACCAGAGGGTGAAGACAGCGACTATTGGCAAATTGCAGCTATACATATCAATGGCCAAGCTTACTGCCCTACTCCTCGGCTTTATCGTTCAGAAAAAGTGGCATTAGCAAAAGCTGCACAAATTTATGATTGGCTAGCTGACCATGAACACCAAATCAGTAATGGGGCTTGTAACTGTTCTGAATTGAAACTCGTGCTGTGGCAGCAACCAAAAGTATCTTAGCAATTTTAGATTTTGGATTCAAAAATTTTTTGATTCATACCATATCTCAATCTGGCAGTCATGAAAAAAGCACCTTAAGAACAGGTGCTTTTATTTAAAATAAGAGTACTCCAAGTAAAAAATGCTCAGTTGTCATTGCGAGCGAAGCGAAGCAATCGCAAAGACTGGGATTGCTTCGCTCTCTACGAGACGCTACGCGAACGCAATGACGGGTTTTGGGTCATTTATTTTTTGGAATACTCTAAATAACATTTGACTTTTCAAATAATTATTTAAGGATTGTAATTGTTAGTCCGGGGAGTGCGAGTACCAGCTACGGCTCCTATCATTGCAGTTACTAAACCCAACAAGGAACCAAGCACAAACCACCACAATCCTGAACGTACATTTGCTGCAATATCACGTGTTTGTTGAGCTGTTACATTTGCTCGTGGAATATTGGAGACTCCACCTTGCTGTTGTACCTGGTTTATAACTTCCCCAGCGTTGGAAGCAGCAACACCAAAAGCACCGGATACTCCACTTGCAAAGAGCCACGAGCTAACTGCCAAAGTCGTTGCCCAAAGAATTGCACCATTGAGAAGAGCTGTATTGCGGCTCATCGGCCCACAAGCACGGGCTGTTACCCAACCACCAATAAATAGGGAAATTAACAATGCGATCGTTGACCAAAGCCCTGCACTACCTGCAACGTTAGGGGCGATTGTTCTGGGTGCGCCTGAACTTTCAACTGTACCAGCTGCGATCGCACCAATTATAGAACTCAAAATTAATTGTGTAGCTAAAGAAACCAACAAGCCAGCAATAATCGGTCCCCAACGAACACGATCGTGATATTCAGCTATTCTGCCTGCTACCACGGTATCAGTAGATATAACTTCATTGCCTGTCCTATTTACGTATGACATCGCTTATGTTCTCCAATGCTGTTTCAGCAAAGTTACTACTCAGGTATATTTATCTTTATGCTTAAAATTAAATAACTAAATCATCTGTTTTTATCTCTATCAATAGAAAGAATTAACAGGTATATCTTTAGTGATAAAACAGACTTTATTTCACGTTTTTTAATACAATTTATTATTTATTAATATCTGAATAATTATTGATAAGTCTTCAATATTAAAGTTTTTAAAATAAAACTAAATTATTTATTTTTTACAAAAAGTAGCTTGAGTAATATATGTAATTAAACTTAATAAAAAACTGAATCACGTTAGGGAGTTCCCTACTCTTGAGGATAGGCAAGCTAAGTAAAATGTCTCATAGAGAGCATTATTAATAATTACGAATTACTTTAACGCATCCTCACAGCTGTACCAGTGGCAGTAATCAGCAAAAGAACTCCTGATTGGTCAAGATTGATTGTGCCAGTATCAATTTCAATTCCGATTACAGCATTTGCTCCTAAACGTTGGGCGCGTTGCTCTAACTCTTCTAGTGCTTTGCGTTGACCCTGCTCAAATAGACGCTCATAGCTAGCAGTACGTCCACCAATAATATCGCGAATTCCAGCCAAAAAATCTCGCAAGAAATTGCTGCCGTAGACTACTTCTGCTGTCACAATACCTAAATATGAATCAATCACGGCTCCTTGAATCACATCAGTTGTAGTTATAATCATAAGTTAACCTTCTAGTTAGGATATATGAGATGTTTATCGAAATAATTGAGCAATTGTAACTTTGATTACAGAATATAAGTTTGATAAATATCCTCTTACACAATTTTAGATTGCGCTTTGACCTTTAATATTGTTCTAAACAGAAACCAGAATTTCAAGGAACATTTGACTGATTAAATTTATCTTACCGTGTAATGACCAAAGAATGATGTGAATGCCTAGATGATGACTTCTCAAAAGGTAGTATCAAGAACTATAAATTGGATACAGAGTCAGCAAAATTTTAAATGAAATAAAAAACAGGAATGAATCTTAAACCCTGTAAGCTTGGCACATCAACGTCTAGGATTAAGTCAGATGCCTGTTGAAATTTTTCGAGTAGCACGTATAACTACTGACTAAAAAAGGTGTCATTTTGCGTTTGTACTGGTTTATATGTAGGGTAACTGGATGTGAAAGTTGATATCTTACACTTTATCCTTCAGTGAAAACTCTGTTACGCAGTGCTGATTGTAAAGGAAAGATAAATGAACTATTAACATCTTAACCAATACGAATAAATACAGTTTTCAAAAGTCCATATTTTTGTTTTAATGTACAAGAAAAAAGTTCTCTAAAATTTCAGGAAATTTACTGTGTACAAGCCAACATCATTCGTGTTTAGCGTGGTGTTACTAGGATGTTTTACCTTCACCATACCTTCAGTAGCTCAGGCTCAGGTATTAGTGGCACAAGCCAAAAACCCAGAGTTAAAGCAACTGCTAGAAGAAGGACGGAGGCTAGTGGATGCCGGTGATTATGGTGGTGCGATCGCTGTTTATCAACAAGCGGCTAGTTTAGATCCCAAGAATGCTAAAATCCATTCAGGCATTGGGTATTTGTACGCTCAACAGGGAAATTACCAGGCAGCATTAACAGCTTATCGTAAAGCGATCGCAATCAACCCTAACAACAGTGATTTTTACTACGCTGTCGGCTACATCAAGGCGAATTTGGGCGACACACCAGGAGCAAAGGAAGGCTACCGTCGTGCCATACAGCTGAACCGTAACAACGTTAACGCCTATTTAGGATTGGCTGTGACGCAATCGCGAATGGGAGACTATAATGCAGCTACTTGGGCATACCAACAAGCCATCGACTTGGATAAAAACAACGCCCAAACTTATGAGTTAATGGGGTCGATGTATAAACAGCGACGACAAACCAAACAAGCGAACAGCTTGCTTCAGAAAGCCCGTGATTTGTACAAGCGTCGCAACGACTCAGGTGGCGTAGAAAGGGTAGAAGCCATGCTGCGGCAGTTAGGAGGATGAGGTTAATCTAACTGGCGTCCCGTTAATTCTACAAAAATATCTTCCAGATTAGAGGGACGCACCATCATTCCGGTTTTATCGGGCTGTTCATTCAAGTAGATATTTGCTGCTTCCAAAGATGGGAAAAACAGATATTCCCAACTACGAGCGCCATCACTTCCCACATCAGACACACCTAATTGTTTCATCACCAAACCTTCACCGTGAGCAGAACGCAGCTGTTGTAAAGTTCCCAAAGAAATCAATTTACCGCTATCCATAATACCGATGCGTCCTGGCTTGGTAGAGCCAAAGGCATCGCACAAAAATTCGACCTCATCCATATAATGGGTCGTCAGTAGCATCGTCATCCCTTGTTTATTTAAATCCCGAATAATTTCCCAGAGGCGTCGCCTGGTTTGGGGGTCTAGTCCTACCGTTGGTTCATCCAAAAACAAAATTTGCGGTTGATGCAATAAAGCTCTCGCAATCTGCAACCGTCGTTTCATACCCCCAGACAGGGTTTTTACCAAATCATCACGTTTTTCTGCTAGTTCAACATACTCTAGCCATTGATTAATCAATTTTTGCCGCTGCGGGTTACTAATGTGATGTAGTCTCCCGTGCAGTTCCATATTTTCCCAAACGGTTAAATCATTATCTACACTGACTTGTTGCAAGACTACGCCAATACTCTGTTTTGCTAATATTGCTTGGCTTGTCACATCATATCCACCTACTTCTATGCGTCCTTGAGATGGTTTGGTGAGTGTAGTCAGCATCCGAATTGTGGTTGATTTACCTGCACCGTTTGGGCCAAGTAGAGCAAATATCTCTCCTGCTTCAATTTTGAATGACAGGTCATTGACTACAGGTATATTGTTGTAAAACTTGTAGACATTTTCTAAAAAGACAGCAGCAGTCACGTCGCTTCGCTCCGAATTAAAAATTCAAAATTAACAAACTAATTTCGGTCATAGATAAATTTGCTCGTATAATTTCTTAATCAAGATTACCATTCTGAATTACATCAAACTAAATATATTTTATGAACCCTGAGATAACTCAATCTTTACTTAGGGACTTCCAAATAAAAAAATGCCCACCCCACAATCAATATTGGGTAATTTATTTGTGGGAAATCCTTTACACCTCAATTTTTTCTTAGTCTGCGGAGGGATAGGGATGCAGAGGTAAGCGCAGATAATTCGCTATGACACCTGAGTATTCTTGCTATGCGATCGCAAAACTACATAATTCGGTAAGATTGGGTAAAGCAATTTTTGCGCTTGTTAAACAAAGGCATCAGCAAACCCATGCAACTGAAACTCAGTGCATCTCGACTTCCCTTCGCCCCACTCCTGTTAATCGCCCCCTTTTTTCTATGGGGAACGGCAATGGTAGCCATGAAAGGAGTGATACCCCATACCACACCGCTATTTATGGCAGGAGTGCGTTTGATACCAGCAGGGGTGTTAATTCTGATTGCAGCAGCATTTATGGGTAAACCCCAGCCGAAAGGTTGGGCTGCATGGCTGTGGATTGCCT
This Nostoc sp. C052 DNA region includes the following protein-coding sequences:
- the sufR gene encoding iron-sulfur cluster biosynthesis transcriptional regulator SufR translates to MATTHQSSTKQDILEYLHKHEKATALELAEVLDVTPQAIRRHLKDLETEELVLYATSVQAAGMGRPQHVYQLSPQGRDRLHRTMNDRFGDGHGNFAVSLLDTLAETVGHDQFKSILEKQWQRKALEYRDRVGGGSLRERVANLVELRKAEGFMAEYHPVDVNDSFECDRFIFIEHNCAISNVAESFPSICGHELEMFAAVLPDCTVERTHWIIDGEHRCGYLVQVRH
- a CDS encoding DUF1499 domain-containing protein, with the translated sequence MSRLLTSITQRLLWSVTFAILLTLISSFIFTGATWAASSALGVDNGHLSSCPASDNCVVSQNADKKHAIDPIPYHVDRNVAKETLLKVISVVPRTEVIEQTDNYIHALSKSRIFQFVDDVEFYLPPNESVIHLRSASRVGESDLGVNRRRVEQIRLALRDLNI
- a CDS encoding YbjQ family protein, whose protein sequence is MIITTTDVIQGAVIDSYLGIVTAEVVYGSNFLRDFLAGIRDIIGGRTASYERLFEQGQRKALEELEQRAQRLGANAVIGIEIDTGTINLDQSGVLLLITATGTAVRMR
- a CDS encoding tetratricopeptide repeat protein, with translation MYKPTSFVFSVVLLGCFTFTIPSVAQAQVLVAQAKNPELKQLLEEGRRLVDAGDYGGAIAVYQQAASLDPKNAKIHSGIGYLYAQQGNYQAALTAYRKAIAINPNNSDFYYAVGYIKANLGDTPGAKEGYRRAIQLNRNNVNAYLGLAVTQSRMGDYNAATWAYQQAIDLDKNNAQTYELMGSMYKQRRQTKQANSLLQKARDLYKRRNDSGGVERVEAMLRQLGG
- a CDS encoding ABC transporter ATP-binding protein, which translates into the protein MTAAVFLENVYKFYNNIPVVNDLSFKIEAGEIFALLGPNGAGKSTTIRMLTTLTKPSQGRIEVGGYDVTSQAILAKQSIGVVLQQVSVDNDLTVWENMELHGRLHHISNPQRQKLINQWLEYVELAEKRDDLVKTLSGGMKRRLQIARALLHQPQILFLDEPTVGLDPQTRRRLWEIIRDLNKQGMTMLLTTHYMDEVEFLCDAFGSTKPGRIGIMDSGKLISLGTLQQLRSAHGEGLVMKQLGVSDVGSDGARSWEYLFFPSLEAANIYLNEQPDKTGMMVRPSNLEDIFVELTGRQLD